The Acidobacteriota bacterium genome includes a window with the following:
- a CDS encoding fibronectin type III domain-containing protein has product MSEEEFANRSTLIAALEIKDTDFGLKTLTYRDTLQFAGQPARLRYAIRFVNASGQKAGFSNSLLIEPTAKVAAAPTALSAIPTQDAIQLKWQAPSANVDGSVPVSLLGYFVFRSNSDKEMGKPLNKTPVTETAFNDEFFEFGKEYYYFVRAVSVGTQAEPVESGESNILKFKAIDTFAPTPPSAITLAASPTTISIFFAVNPEKDVVGYRIYRSTDKDLDKVKWQLLTTELLKTNTFQDTKVESGKIYYYYLTATDNSAT; this is encoded by the coding sequence TTGTCGGAGGAAGAGTTTGCAAATCGAAGCACGCTGATCGCCGCGTTAGAGATCAAGGATACGGATTTTGGCTTGAAAACACTCACTTATCGCGACACGCTTCAGTTCGCCGGCCAGCCTGCACGGCTACGATACGCGATCAGATTTGTTAATGCTTCCGGCCAAAAGGCGGGATTTTCGAATTCTCTTCTCATCGAGCCTACTGCAAAGGTCGCAGCAGCACCGACTGCTCTATCGGCTATACCAACCCAGGACGCGATCCAGCTAAAATGGCAGGCTCCCTCGGCAAACGTCGATGGTTCGGTACCTGTAAGCCTGCTCGGATATTTTGTGTTCAGGTCCAATTCGGACAAAGAGATGGGCAAACCTCTCAATAAAACTCCGGTCACGGAAACTGCCTTCAACGACGAGTTTTTTGAGTTTGGAAAGGAATATTACTATTTCGTTCGTGCCGTCTCGGTCGGAACGCAGGCCGAACCGGTCGAAAGCGGCGAATCGAACATTCTGAAATTCAAAGCGATCGACACCTTCGCTCCAACACCGCCATCAGCGATCACGCTTGCTGCGTCACCGACAACTATTTCGATCTTTTTTGCCGTAAACCCCGAGAAAGATGTGGTCGGGTACCGCATCTATCGCTCGACCGATAAAGATCTGGATAAAGTAAAATGGCAGCTTTTAACGACTGAATTACTGAAAACAAACACCTTCCAAGACACGAAGGTCGAAAGCGGGAAGATCTATTATTACTATCTGACGGCAACGGATAATTCGGCAACGTAA